GTGAACGAAGCCCATTTCTTAGAGGGAAAAGTCTTTGCCCAGTTTTGAGACTGAGGAACCATTAGCTTCAATTTGGATTACATCGTTACTGTGTGCTAACAATACAGAACATGAAGACATATACCAAATTAAGATATTAATCTTTATAGGCTGTGAGGAAAGAATCATGAGTGCCAGTAATGAAGGTCACTTTCTGCCTGCCAACATGGTCAGCAATCCAGGAACATTGTGGCTGTGCTGAACATTTCTTCATGGCTCTCGTGATAAATGTGCAATGCTTTTAGAAAAAGTTTTATGGCTTGCAGAAGGTGCTGGTGATGTCCAGGGGAACGTGTAAATATTTCAGAAATTCTTAAGTGGCTAAGAAGGCCTTCCTTGGGTTACGGCGACAGAACGGTCTGCCTTTTCACCACTTGATTTGACATGTTCCTACTCGCtggaattccacctttcatattctaGTGTGTCTGTACGTCTGTGAAGAAGTCAGTGATTACATCATGCACGAGACCTCTATAGCAGGGAACGTGTTACTATAGCAGGGAACGTGCCACTCAGTCAATGGCAGTTCAGAAAGGATGCATGCCGCATGGTACAGCCATTTGAAGAGGCCAGTAAGGAAAGATATAAAACAAGAAGACAGCTCACCAACATTTTTAAGTACATCTCCTCGAGTCCAAGCATTGCAAACGGAAGGACAATTCTGTATTTGGACCGAATCACAAAAGTAACATGCCAGTATGAAAATATAAATCTCCTCCAGAAACCGTCTTGATTAAAATCCAAGTGATTCCAAAATAGTCAAAAACTCAGTCCCAGAAGGGGCTTTTACAAATTTGGGACAGTACTGTCTACTGGGACTGGTTGTGCTACATGAGTTTTTAACAGTTTTGGGATACAGTTGGATTTTAAGCAAGATGGTTGCTGGAGGAGATTTACATTTTTCACACTTTGATGTTACCTTTGAAGAGTCCGCCAGATTTGTGAGGGACAACAGTGGCATCAACTATGTCACCCCCCTGATATTTATATTAGAGCAAAGGATGACCCTGATGCAAGAATGACTGATAGAAGAAGAACTTCCACAACTTGCTCATTGCACTGTAGCTGTTGGAGACCTGTATGGATGAATTCTCATAAGGGAGGACGAGGAGCTATGACAGGAGGAGTTAGTGGTGCAATGGGACATGGAATTTTTCAAAGCACAGCAAGAGAACAAGGCTGACACTCATTATAATAGACATGCTGATGATGAAGATGCTGACGACATTGGCCATTACCAATGCTTAACTACTGGATTGCCTTTCTTTTAGCCTCTTGCTATCAATGAAAAATGGGAGAATGTTTTACTGATACCTGCATATGTCTGACCAGGAAACCCCTCTGCGCGCTAAGTCTCCAACCTCCCCCCTCTCTACTGGGGCAACCACTAGAACATGTAGCAGTGTTTGCATCAGCAACAGCCAATTCATATTGCTGAacattttggaacagtttttttaaGTACTGCGCAAATAAGCATAAGGATATGCATCGCCTGAGCAATCACTTTCAGTCATACATAGACTGTGCCCTTTCTCCTGCACATAGCATgttgaccccatggacttctggggagGCAGATTGGAAGAGTGATtggaactggcccagtttgctaTCTGTGTGCTGTCTTGTCTGGCCTCCAGTGTACTATCAGATGGGGTATTCAGGACATCAGGTGGCATTGTCACACCAAAGCGGACAAAATATCATTCCTCAAgtctggaaaacattacatatggGAAAATGAATGAGGCACATGGATCTGGGAGGATTTTCGCACACTTCCAGCTAATGCCAATGAATAGATGTGCCATTGCTGACAGTGACTATTTACTGCTGGTCCAatgatgccactgctgctgccacagcTACTGCTTTCCTGGCTGCCACTACTATTACCCCTACACATATCTACTTCATTGTCTGTTAtgttccacactgtactgctgctgctcccgaaAAAGGGAGAAGTTTTGAACCACAGTTTCAGATCAAGCCACTGCTTTCCCCAATACCACcgtgtgtacagtatataaacaTGCAGGATTCAAAAATTTTCTATGGAGCCCAGCCTTTTCTACTTGTGCCTCTGGGTCTACTATTAAATTGTGATCTGTTTTTATCACCACCATTTTAGTCAATTGATACTTGAATTCTTCTCTATGACTTGTAATTTCTATGAAGTttgatttatatttatatatttttggcaGATGACTGTACTAGGACCTCAGTGGAACATCTGATATCTTCTGATTGTAACGTAGACGTTTGTGGTGTCACACGAGATACATATGAAGAACATGCCAATATCCAAGAAATGTCCTCCATTCAAAGGAAAAATGTATCGTTTGATCCTTTTAAAAAGGTCCAATCTTCTAACTCGTCACAGACTGTAACTAAAAGTCACATAAGTGGTGAACATCAAAAATCTCAGCCgaaggagaagccattttcatgttcaaaatgtgggaaatgtttcagtAGAAAACAgcttcttgttaaacatgagagaattcacacagggaagacgccatattcatgttcagaatgtggaaaatgttttgctGAAAAACAACAATTGGTTATACATCAAAGATgtcatacaggggagaagccatttttatgttcagaatgtgggagatATTATAGATATGAACAAGAACTTGTTAGACATCAAAgaacacacacaggggagaagccatttccttgtccagaatgtggcaaatgttttgctttaaaaaaatatcTAGTTACACATCAAAGAACGCAcaccggggagaagccattttcatgttcagaatgtgggaaatgttttgctatAAAAAAAGATCTTGTTGGACatctgagaattcacacaggggagaagccattttcatgttcagaatgtgggaaatgttttactataAAAAAAGATCTTGTTGGACatctgagaattcacacaggggagaagccattttcatgttcagaatgtgggaaatgttttgctatAAAAAAAGATCTTGTTGGACatctgagaattcacacaggggagaagccattttcatgtttagaatgtgggaaattatTTGCTTTTAAAAGAtatcttgttagacatcaaagaacacacacaggggagaagccatatacatgttcagaatgtggaaaatgtgttaacagtaaatcagatcttgttaaacatc
This window of the Bufo bufo chromosome 6, aBufBuf1.1, whole genome shotgun sequence genome carries:
- the LOC121005798 gene encoding gastrula zinc finger protein XlCGF8.2DB-like; this encodes CSECGKCFAEKQQLVIHQRCHTGEKPFLCSECGRYYRYEQELVRHQRTHTGEKPFPCPECGKCFALKKYLVTHQRTHTGEKPFSCSECGKCFAIKKDLVGHLRIHTGEKPFSCSECGKCFTIKKDLVGHLRIHTGEKPFSCSECGKCFAIKKDLVGHLRIHTGEKPFSCLECGKLFAFKRYLVRHQRTHTGEKPYTCSECGKCVNSKSDLVKHQRIHTGEKPYSCSECGKSFSIKSNLVAHQRIHIGEKPQL